Proteins encoded within one genomic window of Microbacterium soli:
- the rplP gene encoding 50S ribosomal protein L16: protein MLIPRKVKFRKQHHPGRTGQASGGTKVSFGDYGIQALTPAYVTNRQIESARIAMTRHIKRGGKVWINIYPDRPLTKKPAETRMGSGKGSPEWWVANVKPGRVLFEVAGVNEELAREALTRAIHKLPLKARIIKREEGDA from the coding sequence ATGCTCATCCCTCGCAAGGTCAAGTTCCGTAAGCAGCACCACCCGGGACGCACCGGCCAGGCATCCGGCGGCACGAAGGTCTCCTTCGGCGACTACGGCATCCAGGCCCTCACCCCCGCGTACGTGACCAACCGTCAGATCGAGTCCGCTCGTATCGCGATGACCCGTCACATCAAGCGCGGCGGCAAGGTGTGGATCAACATCTACCCCGACCGTCCCCTCACCAAGAAGCCCGCCGAGACCCGCATGGGCTCCGGTAAGGGCTCCCCCGAGTGGTGGGTCGCCAACGTCAAGCCGGGCCGTGTCCTCTTCGAGGTCGCGGGAGTGAACGAGGAGCTCGCTCGCGAGGCCCTCACCCGGGCCATTCACAAGCTGCCTCTCAAGGCACGCATCATCAAGCGCGAGGAGGGCGACGCGTAA
- the rpmC gene encoding 50S ribosomal protein L29, which yields MAIGTKELAPAELDTFEDQRLVEELRKAKEELFNLRFQSATGQLESHGRIRAVKRDIARLYTVIRERELGIRATPAPAEAPVKKASKAKAKKAAEADAPKEEAE from the coding sequence ATGGCGATCGGCACCAAGGAGCTCGCACCCGCAGAGCTCGACACGTTCGAAGACCAGCGCCTCGTCGAGGAGCTGCGCAAGGCCAAGGAGGAGCTGTTCAACCTCCGCTTCCAGTCGGCCACCGGCCAGCTGGAGAGCCATGGCCGCATTCGCGCCGTCAAGCGCGACATCGCGCGCCTCTACACCGTGATCCGCGAGCGCGAGCTGGGCATCCGTGCGACGCCCGCTCCCGCCGAGGCTCCGGTCAAGAAGGCGTCCAAGGCGAAGGCGAAGAAGGCCGCGGAGGCCGACGCGCCGAAGGAGGAGGCCGAGTAA
- the rpsQ gene encoding 30S ribosomal protein S17, with protein sequence MAEKKAAEAAEHSAHDVREERARGYRKARRGYVVSDKMDKTIVVEVEDRVKHPLYGKVIRRTSKVKAHDEGNTAGIGDLVLINETRPLSATKRWRLVEILEKAK encoded by the coding sequence ATGGCTGAGAAGAAGGCAGCTGAGGCCGCCGAGCACTCCGCGCACGACGTGCGCGAGGAACGGGCCCGCGGTTACCGCAAGGCCCGCCGCGGCTACGTCGTCAGCGACAAGATGGACAAGACCATCGTCGTCGAGGTCGAGGACCGCGTGAAGCACCCGCTGTACGGCAAGGTCATCCGCCGGACCTCGAAGGTCAAGGCGCACGATGAGGGCAACACCGCCGGCATCGGCGACCTCGTCCTCATCAACGAGACCCGCCCGCTGAGCGCCACCAAGCGCTGGCGTCTGGTGGAGATCCTGGAGAAGGCAAAGTGA
- the rplN gene encoding 50S ribosomal protein L14, whose product MIQNESRLKVADNTGAKELLTIRILGGSSRRYAGLGDTVVATVKDAIPGGNVKKGDVVKAVIVRTVKSTRRADGSYIKFDENAAVILKNDGEPRGTRIFGPVGRELRDKKFMKIVSLAPEVI is encoded by the coding sequence GTGATCCAGAACGAGTCCCGCCTCAAGGTCGCCGACAACACCGGCGCGAAGGAGCTGCTCACGATCCGCATCCTCGGCGGCTCCAGCCGCCGCTACGCGGGTCTGGGCGACACCGTGGTCGCGACGGTCAAGGACGCGATCCCCGGTGGCAACGTCAAGAAGGGCGATGTCGTCAAGGCCGTCATCGTCCGCACAGTGAAGTCCACGCGCCGTGCAGACGGCTCGTACATCAAGTTCGACGAGAACGCCGCCGTGATCCTGAAGAACGACGGGGAGCCCCGCGGCACCCGCATCTTCGGACCGGTCGGTCGTGAGCTCCGTGACAAGAAGTTCATGAAGATCGTCTCGCTCGCCCCGGAGGTCATCTGA
- the rplX gene encoding 50S ribosomal protein L24, giving the protein MAKIKKGDLVQVITGRRQSKGGDRGKQGKVLDVLVEQNRVVVEGVNYVTKHTRVGQSQRGTKTGGIETVEAPIHISNVAVVDPSTKKPTRVGHRVEEQVKDGVKRTVRVRYAKKSGKDL; this is encoded by the coding sequence ATGGCGAAGATCAAGAAGGGCGACCTGGTTCAGGTCATCACCGGTCGCAGGCAGTCCAAGGGCGGCGACCGCGGCAAGCAGGGCAAGGTCCTCGACGTCCTCGTCGAGCAGAACCGCGTCGTGGTGGAGGGCGTGAACTACGTCACCAAGCACACGCGCGTCGGACAGTCCCAGCGCGGCACCAAGACGGGTGGGATCGAGACCGTCGAGGCCCCGATCCACATCTCCAATGTCGCCGTCGTGGACCCCTCGACGAAGAAGCCGACCCGTGTCGGCCACCGCGTCGAGGAGCAGGTCAAGGACGGCGTGAAGCGCACGGTCCGCGTGCGCTACGCGAAGAAGTCAGGTAAGGACCTCTGA
- the rplE gene encoding 50S ribosomal protein L5: MAAAEAAEAVKVQPRLKAKYNTEIKKALQEQFGYANVMQIPGVVKVVVNTGVGEAARDSKVIEGAIDDLSRITGQKPVVTRARKSIAQFKLREGQAIGAHVTLRGDRAWEFLDRLVNLALPRIRDFRGLSGDQFDGNGNYTFGLQEQSVFHEIDQDKIDRVRGFDITVVTTAKTDDEGRALLRALGFPFKAADAAA, encoded by the coding sequence ATGGCAGCTGCTGAGGCTGCGGAGGCTGTCAAGGTGCAGCCCCGCCTGAAGGCCAAGTACAACACTGAGATCAAGAAGGCTCTGCAGGAGCAGTTCGGCTACGCCAACGTCATGCAGATCCCGGGTGTGGTGAAGGTCGTCGTCAACACCGGCGTCGGCGAAGCCGCTCGCGACAGCAAGGTGATCGAGGGCGCCATCGACGACCTGTCCAGGATCACCGGTCAGAAGCCGGTCGTCACGAGGGCCCGCAAATCCATCGCGCAGTTCAAGCTGCGCGAGGGTCAGGCCATCGGCGCGCACGTCACCCTCCGCGGCGATCGTGCGTGGGAGTTCCTGGACCGGCTCGTGAACCTCGCGCTGCCCCGCATCCGGGACTTCCGCGGCCTGTCCGGCGATCAGTTCGACGGCAACGGCAATTACACCTTCGGTCTCCAGGAGCAGAGCGTGTTCCACGAGATCGATCAGGACAAGATCGACCGCGTGCGCGGCTTCGACATCACCGTCGTCACCACGGCCAAGACGGATGACGAGGGTCGCGCGCTCCTGCGCGCGCTCGGCTTCCCGTTCAAGGCCGCCGACGCGGCGGCATGA
- the rpsH gene encoding 30S ribosomal protein S8 yields MTMTDPVADMLTRLRNANSAHHDSVSMPSSKLKKNIAEILQQEGYIAGFEVTDARVGSSLTLSLKYGPNRERSIAGIKRVSKPGLRVYAKSTELPKVLGGLGVAILSTSSGLLTDRQAEQKGVGGEVLAYVW; encoded by the coding sequence ATGACGATGACAGACCCGGTCGCAGACATGCTGACCCGTCTGCGCAACGCGAACTCGGCGCACCACGATTCCGTGTCGATGCCGTCGAGCAAGCTCAAGAAGAACATCGCGGAGATCCTCCAGCAGGAGGGCTACATCGCCGGCTTCGAGGTCACCGACGCGCGCGTCGGCAGCAGCCTCACCCTGTCGCTCAAGTACGGTCCCAACCGCGAGCGCTCCATCGCCGGCATCAAGCGCGTGTCGAAGCCCGGTCTCCGCGTCTACGCGAAGTCGACCGAGCTGCCCAAGGTCCTCGGCGGTCTGGGCGTCGCCATCCTGTCCACCTCCTCCGGTCTCCTCACCGACCGCCAGGCCGAGCAGAAGGGCGTGGGCGGAGAAGTTCTCGCCTACGTGTGGTGA
- the rplF gene encoding 50S ribosomal protein L6 encodes MSRIGRLPIEIPAGVTVSVDGREVAVKGPKGELTLTVASPIQVEVQEGQVLVTRPDDERESRSLHGLTRTLIQNDIIGVTQGYSKGLEVVGTGYRVQQKGSSVEFALGFSHPVLVDPPAGITLTVEGTNKLTVSGISKQAVGEAAANIRKIRKPEPYKGKGVRYAGEVVRRKAGKAGK; translated from the coding sequence ATGTCGCGCATCGGACGACTTCCCATCGAGATCCCCGCGGGTGTGACCGTCTCGGTCGACGGCCGCGAGGTCGCGGTGAAGGGCCCCAAGGGCGAGCTCACCCTGACGGTCGCATCCCCCATCCAGGTCGAGGTCCAGGAGGGCCAGGTCCTGGTCACCCGCCCCGACGACGAGCGCGAGTCCCGGTCGCTCCACGGTCTGACCCGTACGCTCATCCAGAACGACATCATCGGCGTGACCCAGGGCTACTCCAAGGGCCTCGAGGTCGTCGGCACCGGTTACCGTGTGCAGCAGAAGGGCAGCTCGGTCGAGTTCGCCCTCGGCTTCTCGCACCCGGTCCTCGTCGACCCGCCGGCCGGCATCACGCTGACGGTCGAGGGCACGAACAAGCTCACCGTCAGCGGCATCAGCAAGCAGGCTGTCGGTGAGGCGGCCGCCAACATCCGCAAGATCCGCAAGCCCGAGCCGTACAAGGGCAAGGGTGTGCGCTACGCCGGCGAGGTCGTGCGTCGCAAGGCCGGAAAGGCTGGTAAGTAA
- the rplR gene encoding 50S ribosomal protein L18 encodes MALKSKSAARARRHARLRKKIIGSEARPRLVVTRSARHVFVQLVDDSRGHTVASASTLETDLRSFDGDKTAKARKVGELLAARAKAAGFSEAVFDRGGNRYAGRVAAIAEGAREGGLAL; translated from the coding sequence ATGGCTCTCAAGTCCAAGTCCGCCGCCCGCGCTCGTCGCCACGCCCGTCTTCGCAAGAAGATCATCGGCAGCGAGGCGCGTCCGCGCCTGGTCGTCACCCGCTCCGCACGCCACGTGTTCGTGCAGCTGGTGGATGACAGCAGGGGCCACACCGTGGCATCCGCTTCCACGCTCGAGACCGACCTGCGCTCCTTCGACGGTGACAAGACCGCCAAGGCCCGCAAGGTGGGCGAGCTTCTCGCCGCGCGCGCCAAGGCCGCCGGCTTTTCCGAGGCCGTCTTCGACCGCGGCGGCAACCGCTACGCCGGTCGTGTCGCGGCGATCGCCGAGGGCGCCCGTGAAGGGGGTCTGGCACTGTGA
- the rpsE gene encoding 30S ribosomal protein S5: MSDNKENEVTETAPAEAAAQAEPQREQRDGRRGGRDRGQGRDRNSRDRGDNQFLERVVTINRVSKVVKGGRRFSFTALVVVGDGNGLVGVGYGKAREVPLAISKGVEEAKRNFFRVPRVGSTIPHPVQGESAAGVVLLRPAAAGTGVIAGGPVRAVLECAGIHDVLSKSLGSSNTINIVHATVEALQGLEEPRAVAARRGLDYDAVVPEIIIRNEAKAAAAAAQKVGA, encoded by the coding sequence GTGAGTGACAACAAGGAGAACGAAGTGACCGAAACCGCTCCTGCCGAGGCTGCGGCTCAGGCCGAGCCGCAGCGCGAGCAGCGTGACGGCCGTCGCGGTGGCCGCGACCGCGGTCAGGGCCGCGACCGCAACTCGCGCGACCGTGGCGACAACCAGTTCCTGGAGCGCGTGGTCACCATCAACCGCGTCTCGAAGGTCGTCAAGGGCGGCCGTCGGTTCAGCTTCACCGCCCTCGTGGTCGTCGGCGACGGCAACGGGCTGGTCGGCGTCGGCTATGGCAAGGCGCGCGAGGTCCCGCTCGCCATCTCGAAGGGCGTCGAAGAGGCCAAGCGCAACTTCTTCCGCGTGCCGCGCGTCGGCTCGACCATCCCGCACCCCGTGCAGGGCGAGTCCGCCGCGGGTGTCGTGCTGCTGCGTCCGGCCGCCGCCGGTACCGGTGTCATCGCGGGTGGTCCGGTCCGTGCTGTGCTGGAGTGCGCGGGCATCCACGACGTGCTCTCGAAGTCGCTGGGCTCGTCGAACACGATCAACATCGTGCACGCCACCGTCGAGGCGCTGCAGGGTCTCGAGGAGCCGCGCGCCGTCGCGGCCCGCCGTGGCCTGGACTACGACGCCGTCGTGCCGGAGATCATCATCCGCAACGAGGCGAAGGCCGCTGCCGCCGCCGCGCAGAAGGTAGGTGCCTGA
- the rpmD gene encoding 50S ribosomal protein L30, whose translation MAERLKVTQIKSKVSEKQNQRDTLRSLGLKRIGDSVVRPDDAQTRGYVRAVAHLVKVEEID comes from the coding sequence ATGGCCGAGCGCCTCAAGGTCACGCAGATCAAGTCCAAGGTGAGTGAGAAGCAGAACCAGCGTGACACGCTGCGTTCGCTCGGGCTCAAGCGGATCGGCGACTCGGTCGTCCGTCCGGACGACGCGCAGACGCGCGGCTACGTCCGCGCCGTCGCTCACCTCGTCAAGGTTGAGGAGATCGACTAA
- the rplO gene encoding 50S ribosomal protein L15, producing the protein MAEKNEAEKAEKAEAPKAAEKKAAAPKAAAKKPASAAKSTAKATPAKAAGKKSAAEKEAVADRPAVLKVHHLRPVPGANTAKTRVGRGEASKGKTAGRGTKGTKARNTVRLGFEGGQMPLHMRAPKLRGFKNPFRVEYQVVNLAKLAELYPEGGDVTVGDLVAKGAVRKNEKVKVLGDGDISVKLSVSVDKVSGSAEQKILAAGGSVD; encoded by the coding sequence ATGGCTGAGAAGAACGAGGCCGAGAAGGCCGAGAAGGCCGAGGCTCCCAAGGCGGCCGAGAAGAAGGCCGCGGCTCCCAAGGCCGCCGCCAAGAAGCCGGCATCCGCCGCCAAGAGCACGGCCAAGGCCACGCCGGCGAAGGCCGCGGGCAAGAAGTCGGCGGCCGAGAAGGAAGCCGTCGCCGACCGCCCCGCCGTGCTGAAGGTGCACCACCTGCGTCCGGTCCCCGGCGCCAATACCGCGAAGACCCGTGTCGGTCGCGGTGAGGCCTCGAAGGGCAAGACCGCCGGCCGCGGCACCAAGGGCACCAAGGCCCGCAACACCGTGCGGCTGGGCTTCGAGGGCGGGCAGATGCCGCTGCACATGCGCGCCCCGAAGCTGCGCGGGTTCAAGAACCCGTTCCGCGTCGAGTACCAGGTCGTGAACCTGGCCAAGCTCGCCGAGCTGTACCCGGAGGGCGGAGACGTCACCGTGGGCGACCTGGTCGCCAAGGGCGCCGTGCGCAAGAACGAGAAGGTCAAGGTCCTGGGCGACGGCGACATCTCGGTCAAGCTCTCCGTGTCCGTGGACAAGGTGTCCGGCAGCGCCGAGCAGAAGATCCTGGCGGCCGGTGGCTCGGTCGACTGA
- the secY gene encoding preprotein translocase subunit SecY, which produces MFSAIARIFRTPDLRAKILFTIGIIAVYRLGSNVPSPFVHFPNVEECLAANSGTDGLLGLVNLFSGGALLQLSIFALGVMPYITATIIVQLLRVVIPHFEALHQEGQSGQTKLTQYTRYLTIALALLQSSTLVTVARSGQLFGQTSVSACQNLLTNDVWWAQLLVIMAMTAGTGLIMWMAELVTERGIGNGMSLLIFVSIAATFPSAMWGIEEARGFDVFLLVLIIGLIVMTLIVYVEQSQRRVPVQYAKRMVGRRTYGGTNTYIPIKVNMAGVIPIIFASSLLYLPMLVAQFNTPTDGSEPPAWVAWVSTYLVSGDQPLYMLVYFLLNIGFTFFYVAITFNPVEIADNMKKYGGFIPGIRAGRPTAEYLDYVITRITFPGSLYLGIVALIPLIALATVQANQNFPFGGASILIIVGVGLETVKQIDAQLQQRHYEGLLR; this is translated from the coding sequence TTGTTTAGCGCCATCGCGCGAATCTTCCGCACCCCCGACCTTCGTGCGAAGATCCTTTTCACCATCGGAATCATCGCCGTGTACCGCCTCGGCTCGAACGTGCCGTCGCCGTTCGTGCACTTCCCGAACGTCGAGGAGTGCCTTGCCGCGAACTCCGGCACCGATGGTCTGCTCGGCCTCGTGAACCTCTTCTCCGGTGGAGCGCTGCTGCAGCTGTCCATCTTCGCGCTGGGTGTGATGCCCTACATCACCGCGACGATCATCGTGCAGCTGCTGCGCGTCGTCATCCCGCACTTCGAGGCCCTCCACCAGGAAGGGCAGTCGGGCCAGACCAAGCTCACGCAGTACACCCGTTACCTCACCATCGCTCTCGCCCTGCTGCAGTCCAGCACCCTGGTGACCGTGGCACGAAGCGGTCAGCTGTTCGGTCAGACGAGCGTCTCCGCCTGCCAGAATCTGCTCACCAACGACGTGTGGTGGGCGCAGCTGCTGGTCATCATGGCGATGACCGCCGGCACGGGCCTCATCATGTGGATGGCCGAGCTGGTGACCGAGCGGGGCATCGGCAACGGCATGTCGCTGCTGATCTTCGTCTCCATCGCCGCGACCTTCCCGTCGGCCATGTGGGGGATCGAGGAGGCCAGGGGCTTCGACGTCTTCCTGCTCGTGCTCATCATCGGTCTGATCGTGATGACGCTGATCGTGTACGTGGAGCAGTCCCAGCGCCGGGTGCCCGTGCAGTACGCCAAGCGCATGGTGGGGCGCCGCACCTACGGCGGCACGAACACGTACATTCCGATCAAGGTCAACATGGCCGGTGTGATCCCGATCATCTTCGCCTCGTCGCTGCTGTACCTGCCCATGCTCGTGGCGCAGTTCAACACGCCCACCGACGGCTCCGAGCCCCCGGCCTGGGTGGCCTGGGTGTCGACCTACCTCGTCTCCGGCGACCAGCCGCTGTACATGCTGGTGTACTTCCTGCTGAACATCGGCTTCACGTTCTTCTACGTCGCGATCACCTTCAACCCGGTCGAGATCGCCGACAACATGAAGAAGTACGGCGGGTTCATCCCCGGCATCCGTGCGGGACGTCCGACGGCGGAGTACCTCGACTACGTGATCACCCGCATCACGTTCCCCGGCTCGCTGTACCTCGGCATCGTCGCGCTGATCCCGCTGATCGCGCTGGCGACGGTGCAGGCCAACCAGAACTTCCCGTTCGGCGGCGCCTCCATCCTCATCATCGTGGGTGTCGGGCTCGAGACCGTCAAGCAGATCGACGCGCAGCTCCAGCAGCGCCATTACGAAGGGCTCCTCCGATGA
- a CDS encoding adenylate kinase, which produces MTASARLLIVGPQGSGKGTQGVRVAGALDIPVVSTGDIFRANIKEGTQLGRRVTAILDAGDLVPDELTSEIVRDRLSQADAAAGFLLDGYPRNTAQVDHLDEFLAGAGAALDAVILLDVPREESIARLRLRAVEQGRSDDTDDAIARRLDIYQNETAPIISVYEPRGVVDRIDGVGTLDEITARISAALGARGIVMSA; this is translated from the coding sequence ATGACCGCATCCGCTCGTCTGCTGATCGTCGGTCCGCAGGGCTCGGGCAAGGGCACGCAGGGCGTGCGCGTGGCAGGGGCGCTGGACATCCCCGTCGTCTCCACCGGCGACATCTTCCGCGCCAACATCAAGGAGGGCACCCAGCTCGGCCGACGGGTGACCGCCATCCTCGATGCGGGTGACCTCGTGCCGGACGAGCTGACCAGTGAGATCGTGCGTGACCGGCTCTCCCAGGCCGATGCGGCGGCGGGCTTCCTCCTCGATGGATACCCCCGCAACACCGCGCAGGTCGATCATCTCGACGAGTTCCTCGCCGGTGCGGGTGCGGCGCTGGACGCGGTGATCCTGCTCGATGTGCCGCGCGAGGAGAGCATCGCCAGGCTTCGCCTGCGCGCGGTCGAGCAGGGGCGCTCGGACGACACCGACGACGCCATCGCGCGTCGTCTGGACATCTATCAGAACGAGACGGCGCCCATCATCTCGGTGTACGAGCCGCGGGGCGTCGTCGACCGCATCGATGGGGTCGGCACGCTCGACGAGATCACCGCGCGCATCTCTGCGGCGCTGGGCGCTCGCGGTATCGTGATGTCGGCCTGA
- the map gene encoding type I methionyl aminopeptidase, whose amino-acid sequence MFRKSIYKTPAQLRSMVEPGLITAAALDAVRPLMRAGVTTAELDAAAERVILQRGAESNFKLVRGYRHTTCVSVNEQVVHGIPGELMLQPGDIVSVDCGAQYQGWNGDSARTFVVPDPARPELVARRQELSRVTEGSMWAGIAAMASATHVGQVGAAIQDHIEAQGPSAVSGATYGILREYVGHGIGRKMHEAPSVFNYRTPDAGAEIRDGLVLAIEPMVTAGGEATLVEDDDWTVSTVDGTDGAHWEHSVARHAGGIWVLTAADGGAAGLAPFGVTPVPIP is encoded by the coding sequence ATGTTCCGCAAGTCGATCTACAAGACCCCCGCACAGCTGCGCTCGATGGTCGAGCCCGGACTGATCACGGCCGCCGCCCTGGACGCGGTGCGTCCGCTGATGCGCGCCGGCGTGACCACGGCGGAGCTGGACGCCGCCGCGGAGCGCGTGATCCTCCAGCGCGGCGCGGAGTCGAACTTCAAACTCGTGCGCGGGTATCGCCACACCACCTGCGTGTCGGTCAACGAGCAGGTGGTGCACGGCATCCCCGGCGAGCTGATGCTGCAGCCCGGCGACATCGTGTCCGTCGACTGCGGTGCGCAGTATCAGGGCTGGAACGGCGACAGCGCGCGTACCTTCGTCGTACCCGATCCCGCGCGCCCGGAGCTCGTCGCCCGCAGGCAGGAGCTCTCCCGTGTGACGGAGGGGTCGATGTGGGCGGGGATCGCCGCGATGGCATCCGCGACGCACGTCGGTCAGGTCGGCGCGGCCATCCAGGACCACATCGAGGCACAGGGCCCCTCCGCGGTCTCGGGGGCGACCTACGGCATCCTGCGCGAGTACGTCGGGCACGGCATCGGACGGAAGATGCATGAAGCGCCGAGCGTGTTCAACTACCGGACGCCGGACGCGGGCGCCGAGATCCGCGACGGACTGGTCCTGGCCATCGAACCGATGGTCACCGCCGGCGGAGAGGCGACGCTCGTCGAGGACGACGACTGGACGGTCTCGACCGTCGACGGGACCGACGGGGCGCACTGGGAGCACAGCGTCGCCCGGCACGCCGGCGGCATCTGGGTGCTGACCGCGGCGGACGGCGGAGCTGCGGGCCTCGCCCCCTTCGGCGTGACGCCCGTGCCGATCCCGTAG
- a CDS encoding DsbA family protein gives MAQAQSKRNWFAIVISIVVVVALIALGAVVVWMNNMATDAGPAPVSSQEFDAESGAITFGEGKDVIDVFVDFQCPICRDFEEQFGAQLMEAAEGDRITLAYHPVAILDRYSQGTDYSSRSAGAAVCVAETHPDAYLDFAQLLFDNQPAENTPGLETSRLADYAAQVGADDAVSCITDETYRKFGAAQAKKHEVAGTPTVDINGTRLNMQDSADFQKFVDLIS, from the coding sequence ATGGCTCAGGCCCAGAGCAAGCGCAATTGGTTCGCCATCGTGATCTCCATCGTCGTCGTCGTCGCACTCATCGCGCTCGGCGCCGTCGTGGTGTGGATGAACAACATGGCCACGGATGCCGGCCCTGCACCCGTCAGCAGCCAGGAGTTCGACGCCGAGAGCGGCGCGATCACCTTCGGCGAGGGCAAGGACGTCATCGACGTGTTCGTGGACTTCCAGTGCCCGATCTGCCGGGATTTCGAGGAGCAGTTCGGCGCGCAGCTGATGGAGGCCGCCGAAGGCGACAGGATCACGCTGGCGTATCACCCCGTCGCGATCCTCGACCGGTACTCCCAGGGCACCGATTACTCGTCGCGTTCCGCCGGCGCGGCGGTGTGCGTCGCCGAGACCCACCCGGATGCGTACCTCGACTTCGCCCAGCTGCTCTTCGACAACCAGCCGGCCGAGAACACCCCGGGACTGGAGACCAGCCGACTGGCCGACTACGCCGCGCAGGTCGGCGCTGACGACGCGGTGTCCTGCATCACGGACGAGACCTACCGGAAGTTCGGCGCCGCGCAGGCGAAGAAGCACGAAGTCGCGGGAACCCCCACCGTGGACATCAACGGCACGCGACTGAACATGCAGGACAGCGCCGACTTCCAGAAGTTCGTCGACCTCATCAGCTGA
- the infA gene encoding translation initiation factor IF-1, whose protein sequence is MAKKDGVIEIEGVISEALPNAMFRVELSNGHKVLATISGKMRQNYIRIIPEDRVVVELSPYDLTRGRIVYRYR, encoded by the coding sequence ATGGCTAAGAAAGACGGTGTCATCGAGATCGAGGGCGTGATCTCCGAGGCTCTTCCCAACGCGATGTTCCGCGTCGAGCTCAGCAACGGTCACAAGGTCCTGGCGACGATCTCCGGAAAGATGCGGCAGAACTACATCCGCATCATCCCCGAGGACCGCGTGGTCGTGGAGCTCTCCCCCTACGATCTCACCCGCGGCCGCATCGTCTACCGCTACCGCTGA
- the rpmJ gene encoding 50S ribosomal protein L36, with protein sequence MKVNPSVKPICDHCRVIRRHGRVMVICKSNPRHKQRQG encoded by the coding sequence ATGAAGGTCAACCCCAGCGTCAAGCCCATCTGCGACCACTGCCGCGTGATCCGTCGTCACGGTCGCGTCATGGTGATCTGCAAGAGCAACCCGCGCCACAAGCAGCGCCAGGGTTGA